One Augochlora pura isolate Apur16 chromosome 10, APUR_v2.2.1, whole genome shotgun sequence DNA window includes the following coding sequences:
- the LOC144475892 gene encoding uncharacterized protein LOC144475892 has protein sequence MDECRQAISFANCYFSLADGLVSGLENHLSENVVLDWFGRTVSGKENVAAFMLARNEVNSRHVFKNIVPKSDIGYTRKSAKRRKSLDGSIVRGETSSEADMPVSTNSTVDYNQNEIDPKEIAVANKECDTSYDFNEGDLSNLFKLEISSTNIQDIEQSINRIKLEEEMPAAVKPIKRQRNQEDESVIVKNDMKYIEADGYVDFSRKIWRRGKDDWDPNFWGTSTVQKWRRHCKLQIAYFTLTEHSHSVVEQPCKHPATCSSQPKAKLLSLEEINEVSDRLVPNKNDFNGFLKVFDFVKDRKGFLANLETEMLTKDSLTPSIVPQYVENKLVFNKRNDKVNENDQNERKFVSNYQVYLIIYESTSRSRSDHFQKFKNKKVTEMEIPETEDQPNQKTD, from the exons ATGGATGAGTGCAGACAAGCGATCTCTTTCGCGAATTGCTACTTTTCGCTAGCTGATGGCCTCGTTTCCGGTTTAGAGAATCATCTATCCGAGAACGTGGTTTTGGATTGGTTCGGCAGGACGGTAAGTGGTAAGGAGAACGTTGCCGCATTCATGCTGGCACGCAACGAGGTGAACAGTAGACATGTCTTTAAGAATATAGTGCCCAAATCTGACATTGGGTACACAAGAAAATCGGCGAAACG GAGAAAGAGTTTAGATGGCAGTATCGTGAGAGGTGAAACATCCTCGGAAGCAGACATGCCCGTGTCCACCAACTCTACCGTAGATTATAATCAGAACGAGATTGATCCGAAGGAAATCGCCGTGGCGAATAAGGAGTGTGATACGTCTTACGATTTCAACGAGGGTGATCTCAGCAATCTTTTCAAGCTGGAGATATCGTCGACCAACATACAAGACATCGAGCAGAGCATTAATAGGATAAAATTGGAAGAGGAAATGCCAGCAGCCGTCAAACCTATCAAGAGACAGCGTAATCAAGAAGATGAGTCCGTTATCGTCAAGAATGACATGAAATACATCGAGGCTGATGGTTACGTCGACTTTTCAAGGAAAATTTGGAGACGCGGCAAAG ATGATTGGGACCCTAATTTCTGGGGCACGTCAACTGTACAAAAATGGAGACGACATTGCAAGCTGCAGATCGCATACTTCACGTTGACAGAACACTCGCATTCAGTTGTAGAACAACCGTGCAAACATCCTGCGACGTGTTCCAGTCAACCGAAAGCCAAATTGCTCAGTCTAGAAGAGATCAATGAAGTCAGTGACAGATTGGTACCAAATAAAAACGATTTCAATGGCTTCTTGAAGGTATTCGACTTCGTCAAGGACCGCAAAGGTTTTCTGGCGAACCTGGAGACGGAGATGCTGACTAAAGATTCTTTGACCCCGTCCATCGTACCTCAGTATGTGGAGAACAAGCTCGTGTTCAACAAGCGTAACGACAAGGTCAACGAGAATGATCagaacgagagaaaattcGTTTCCAATTATCAGGTTTATCTGATTATATACGAAAGCACTAGTCGAAGTAGATCGGACCATTTCCAAAAGTtcaaaaataagaaagtaaCGGAAATGGAAATTCCAGAAACGGAGGACCAACCTAATCAAAAGACAGATTAA